Genomic segment of Acidimicrobiia bacterium:
GTGCACACCACGTCCGCAGTCCCGCTCGTCGACCCGTTCGGTCGGCGCGTCAAGGATCTGCGGCTGTCGGTCACCGACCGGTGCAACTTCCGGTGCACGTACTGCATGCCGGAAGAGGGCATGCACTGGCTCCCGCGCGACGACGTCCTCACGTACGAGGAGCTGACCCGGATCGCGACCGCGTGCGTC
This window contains:
- a CDS encoding radical SAM protein; its protein translation is MHTTSAVPLVDPFGRRVKDLRLSVTDRCNFRCTYCMPEEGMHWLPRDDVLTYEELTRIATACVRRFGFDAIRITGGEPTVRAHLPRLIAMLAPLGVDLAMT